The following is a genomic window from Helicobacter sp. NHP19-003.
TTTTGGCCATTGTGTTGTCTATAGGGGTGCTCCCCTTTAGGTCTTTGTGTGCTGTTTTTGGTGTGCTTGTCTTGTGTGTTGTTGGCTTATAAAGCTGGGGGTTTGGTCTGCAAGTAGACATGGCCTAAACAGATGCTTGCAAAACACCCAAACCGCCGAAATCAAACAGGTTTAAAACGGGGTTGCTTCTGTGGCGTGTAGCTTTTGCCATGTATGCTTGGCGCAAAACCCAAAAACTTCTATGCCGTTTACACAGTGCTACGAGCCAAATAGAGCGCAATCATAAAGTGGTCTGTGCCTTTAACCCCCACAACCAAAAACCCGCCTTGGCACACTCCTCATAACTAATAGCTAAAATTAGGGGATTTAACTTTAGCCCCGAATCGTGGCCTCAAGCAAGAGTGTCTGCTAGGAGTCTTGTGTTCCTCATTGCCAAAGTTGATGCCTAAAGCCCAAGGGCATCACCCCTTGATAAATTCGCCTAGTCAAAGCTAGAGACCTTAGAGCACAAAGAGCGATCCTCCACTTCTTTGGAGGCTTCTCATTTAAGTGCAATCCGCCGGCTTAAACCATGCACGGATTATTTTGAGAACTCTAGCTTGGATTGCCACGCAGATAGCTCATCCATGCGTTTATCGATATTGTCCACTATCATCCCGGCAATTCGGTAAAATTCTTTCCGTTGTTCGCGATTTATTTTCTCGGCCCATTTGTGAAGTTCTCCGTCATAATCGGGTACTTTGTCTGGAGAAACTTGACTAACCAACTTGATGGGATCTGCATTGCCTGTGTTTTTTAGCGAAACCACTTTTGCTGACAAAGTGGTGCACAAACCTGCCAAAACCAAGATAGAAATTCCTAATTTAAGAGACTGCATGTCAATTCCTTGTCAAATAATATAAAAACACCGCACTATTATAGTCTTTTAAAAAGAGAAGGAGCTTAATATTTTGCTTTTTTATACATAATATGTTAACTAATGTGGACATTGTGTGGATTTGCCAAAATCCATGTCTTAAAATCCGTCAAATCTTCAAAGAATGATCGATTGGATTTTCATATGTAGCGGTTTGTGATGGTCTATGCGTTTTTGTAGCCAAATTTTCAAAAGTGAAATGAATGCCATTGGTTCAAAAAATAATCAGTTTTTCTTTATAATTAATTTACTTTACAAGAACACAAAACGCCCGTGCCAAACATCTAGGCATCTAAGGCATTTAGAATTTGATCTCACAAAGCTCTAACTTTGGACTTAAAAAGGCCTACTCCACCCTTTAGAATCTTAAACCATCTCACAACCCACAAAAGCCCTCTGGCAAGCCTACCCAACCGCTCTGTGTGTCGCCGACTCAAAAACTAACCGGTGCGCTCTGTGTAGGGCATCTAGTGTTCTTACACCCGCGCCACAAAACCATCCTCCACACAGTGGGGCATCTCGGATTTCAATGCGTGTAACCCATCGGTACAATCTTGCCTTGCTGTGTTGCCCGCTTGGGGCGTGTGGTGCATGCGCTGTCTAGCTCTTGAATCGCTTGCTTGATGTCCTTTAAAAAAAGCGACATTTGCTCCATGCTCTGATCTGCCCTCACCACCACACGCATCACCGACACCTCTTGAAAGTTTGCGGGCAGAGGGTAGGCGGGCACTTGCCAGCCATTAAAGCGTAGATGCTGGGCCAAATCGTATAAATCCCACTGCCTTTCTTGTTGCGCCTTTTGGCTTAGACTCCAACACACAATGGGAATGTTCTGCCCCTCATTGATCATGTCAAACAAGCCTAAAG
Proteins encoded in this region:
- a CDS encoding DUF1104 domain-containing protein, with amino-acid sequence MQSLKLGISILVLAGLCTTLSAKVVSLKNTGNADPIKLVSQVSPDKVPDYDGELHKWAEKINREQRKEFYRIAGMIVDNIDKRMDELSAWQSKLEFSK